Proteins from one Limanda limanda chromosome 9, fLimLim1.1, whole genome shotgun sequence genomic window:
- the LOC133010643 gene encoding protein SREK1IP1-like, translating to MGEGNHTPIAYRARPPKWDAGACGKTIMSGGEESPRLALEVRRPNKDNIRAGCKKCGYPGHLTFESRNFVRVDPQKDIVLDVSSTSTEESEEDDPPPLRNEKLAKSSQHRRRPNDDDRQKRKKSKSRKSRKRSVSSSDKETTKKKKKRDQSDSWSDKEEKRMKKKMKTHKKNFLKISQLNKLKQVTVPQIGHWEI from the exons atggGGGAGGGCAACCACACTCCTATTGCGTACAGGG CACGGCCACCCAAGTGGGATGCTGGGGCTTGTGGGAAGACCATCATGTCAGGTGGCGAGGAGTCTCCGCGACTGGCGCTTGAGGTCAGAC GTCCAAACAAGGACAACATCAGGGCCGGATGCAAGAAATGTGGATATC CGGGCCACTTGACGTTCGAAAGCAGAAATTTTGTCAGAGTCGACCCTCAGAAAGACATTGTTCTGGATGTGAGCAGCACCAGCACcgaggagagtgaggaggacgACCCTCCACCTCTGCGCAATGAGAAGCTGGCGAAAAGTAGCCAGCATCGCAGAC GTCCCAATGATGACGACAGACAAAAGCGGAAGAAGAGCAAAAGCAGAAAGTCCAGAAAAAG GTCTGTTTCATCGAGTGACAAGGAGAccaccaagaagaagaagaaacgtgaCCAGTCCGACTCCTGGTCTgataaagaggagaagaggatgaaaaagaaaatgaaaacccACAAGAAGAATTTTCTAAAAATATCTCAGCTTAACAAACTTAAACAAGTTACAGTCCCCCAGATTGGTCACTGGGAGATTTAA
- the LOC133010645 gene encoding protein SREK1IP1-like, with protein MNGYVVRPAHEALNVITYVFNTLHRNHPGYTLQSLVSSPVGGVYHSGLKLDNSTTIPGPNKDNIRAGCKKCGYPGHLTFECRNFVRVDPQKDIVLDVSSTSTEESEEDDPPPLRNEKLAKSSQHRRRPNDDDRQKRKKSKSRKSRKRSVSSSDEETTKKKKKRDQSDSSSDKEEKRKKKKMKSHKKKSKKTKKEQAKPHKKSHKSRKPKSSSSSSSSSSSSSSESSDGD; from the exons ATGAATGGTTACGTGGTTCGGCCGGCTCATGAGGCTTTGAACGTCATCACATACGTCTTCAACACACTTCACAGAAATCATCCTGGATACACGCTTCAAAGCCTCGTCTCCAGTCCAGTAGGGGGCG TGTATCACTCCGGCCTCAAACTGGATAACTCAACGACTATTCCCG GTCCTAACAAGGACAACATCAGGGCTGGATGCAAGAAATGTGGATATC CGGGCCACTTGACGTTCGAATGCCGAAATTTTGTCCGAGTTGACCCCCAGAAAGACATAGTTCTGGATGTGAGCAGCACCAGCACcgaggagagtgaggaggacgACCCTCCACCTCTGCGCAATGAGAAGCTGGCGAAAAGTAGCCAGCATCGCAGAC GTCCCAATGATGACGACAGACAAAAGCGGAAGAAGAGCAAAAGCAGAAAGTCCAGAAAAAG GTCTGTTTCATCGAGTGACGAGGAGAccaccaagaagaagaagaaacgtgaCCAGTCCGACTCCTCGTCTgataaagaggagaagaggaagaaaaagaaaatgaaaagccacaagaagaaaagcaaaaagaCCAAAAAGGAGCAAGCGAAGCCGCACAAGAAAAGCCACAAGAGCAGAAAACCAAAGTCCtcgtcatcttcctcctcctcctcttcctccagctccagtgAATCATCAGACGGGGACTGA